The proteins below are encoded in one region of Myxococcales bacterium:
- a CDS encoding RNA pseudouridine synthase translates to MSKPAGLLSTSRGDEPSLVAWAKARDVTAPRLHPSSRLDRMVCGLVVFSRHTEANKVLLEARKKGRYRRCYLALVHGRLSADCGEWTFPIAIDPHNPSRRIVAPNGAAGFRNARTVFRCLDGSPSASAVLLKPHTGRTHQLRVHASHATYPLLGDSMYGGKKQITLDDGSVLFAARPMLQCAAIQIELASRTLELSMDTAPDMVQLWSELGHDSQALRFTPDWWEIDC, encoded by the coding sequence GTGAGTAAGCCAGCGGGCTTATTGAGTACAAGCCGTGGTGATGAGCCAAGTTTAGTGGCATGGGCAAAAGCACGGGATGTTACAGCTCCAAGATTGCATCCTAGTTCACGGCTGGATCGCATGGTGTGCGGTCTGGTTGTTTTTTCAAGGCATACTGAAGCCAACAAGGTCTTACTTGAGGCGAGGAAAAAGGGCCGTTATAGGCGCTGCTATCTAGCGCTCGTTCATGGGCGGCTATCGGCTGATTGTGGAGAGTGGACCTTCCCGATAGCGATTGATCCTCACAATCCAAGCAGGCGAATCGTTGCGCCAAACGGCGCAGCTGGCTTTCGAAATGCACGGACCGTGTTTAGGTGTCTCGATGGCAGTCCGAGTGCAAGCGCTGTCCTGCTCAAGCCGCATACCGGACGTACCCATCAATTACGGGTTCACGCTTCACATGCCACATATCCTCTTTTGGGAGATTCGATGTATGGCGGCAAAAAGCAAATCACGCTCGACGACGGAAGCGTTCTTTTTGCGGCCAGGCCCATGCTGCAGTGCGCCGCTATTCAAATTGAGCTTGCTTCACGCACCCTGGAGCTAAGCATGGATACCGCACCAGATATGGTGCAGTTATGGTCGGAACTCGGCCATGACTCCCAGGCCCTGCGATTTACTCCTGACTGGTGGGAGATAGATTGTTAA
- a CDS encoding OmpA family protein: MTKLYKWQRNASTVAVKLSLGIVGLLVIGTSSMAAAQTINQFRPAELARDGFVISRPDDQGHLRFGGQLHFEYNNDPLVYEARQGDSNTEVFSLIEHQMAAHLTLSLGLWDRLVLFAGLPVNIMMKEEDGNFAGVGQVKADGAGIGDAYFGARLRLLGEREDVGALALQVTGTFPTAELANSSQLYSGDHSPLIHPELLMELRGGGVRFTGNVGARFREARQLTNLQVNDELTYGVGLTVPIVRDRFDVMAEAWGSTGLQDFSKRENSPLEALGGVKYYSQDGFTLGASGGAGILRGYGSPDFRVMAMVGYGDALKEDKAPEPEPMGDRDGDGLLDDQDQCPDDPEDQDSYEDQDGCPDPDNDQDGVLDVGDGCPLQAEDMDGFEDEDGCPDPDNDQDGILDGDDSCPTEAEDQDGFEDEDGCPDPDNDQDSVLDADDKCPTAPGAPEDEGCPKAVRIDTEKGQIIILERVEFATNKDRILKQSYPLLQEVYNTLKVNPQLKKLRVEGHTDDRGRDKYNMKLSQKRAESVMTWLVNAGIEPGRIEAYGCGEARPIDSNKTAAGRQTNRRVEFHIVEPAPAAGARSTEGCELVTD; this comes from the coding sequence ATGACTAAGCTTTACAAATGGCAACGTAATGCCAGCACAGTTGCCGTGAAACTATCCTTAGGAATCGTAGGGTTGCTTGTTATCGGTACCAGCAGCATGGCTGCCGCACAAACCATTAACCAATTTCGCCCTGCGGAGCTCGCAAGGGATGGTTTTGTTATCAGCCGGCCTGACGATCAAGGACACCTGCGCTTTGGTGGTCAGTTGCATTTTGAGTACAACAACGATCCATTGGTTTATGAAGCAAGGCAAGGCGATTCAAACACCGAAGTTTTTTCGCTGATCGAGCATCAGATGGCTGCTCATCTCACACTCTCCTTGGGCTTGTGGGACCGATTGGTATTGTTTGCTGGCCTTCCAGTTAATATCATGATGAAGGAAGAGGACGGTAACTTTGCCGGTGTGGGCCAAGTCAAAGCCGATGGTGCTGGCATCGGTGATGCCTATTTCGGTGCACGTTTGCGTCTTCTTGGCGAACGTGAAGATGTTGGCGCTCTTGCTCTTCAGGTGACAGGGACCTTCCCCACCGCGGAGCTTGCAAATAGCAGTCAACTCTATTCAGGCGACCACTCTCCTCTTATCCATCCAGAACTGTTGATGGAGCTACGTGGTGGAGGCGTGCGTTTCACCGGTAACGTTGGTGCACGTTTTCGCGAAGCACGTCAGTTAACCAACCTCCAAGTGAACGATGAACTTACTTACGGCGTGGGCCTTACTGTGCCGATTGTGCGCGACCGTTTCGATGTGATGGCGGAAGCGTGGGGCTCCACGGGTTTGCAAGATTTTTCAAAGCGCGAGAACTCGCCGCTTGAAGCTCTCGGTGGCGTAAAATACTATTCCCAAGACGGCTTCACCCTCGGTGCATCCGGTGGTGCAGGTATCTTGCGGGGTTACGGCTCGCCGGACTTTCGTGTGATGGCCATGGTTGGTTATGGCGATGCTCTTAAAGAAGACAAGGCTCCAGAACCAGAGCCCATGGGAGATCGTGACGGAGACGGACTGCTGGACGATCAGGACCAATGTCCGGATGATCCAGAAGACCAAGATAGCTACGAAGACCAAGATGGCTGCCCGGATCCTGACAACGATCAAGACGGCGTACTCGATGTAGGAGACGGATGTCCACTTCAAGCTGAGGACATGGATGGCTTTGAAGATGAAGATGGCTGTCCTGATCCCGATAACGATCAAGATGGTATCTTAGACGGTGATGACTCCTGTCCTACCGAAGCAGAAGATCAAGATGGCTTTGAGGACGAAGACGGCTGTCCTGATCCTGACAACGATCAAGACAGCGTGCTTGATGCCGATGATAAATGTCCGACCGCACCTGGTGCACCAGAAGACGAAGGGTGTCCAAAAGCCGTTCGTATCGACACCGAAAAAGGACAAATTATCATCCTTGAGCGCGTTGAGTTTGCGACCAATAAAGATCGCATTCTGAAGCAAAGCTATCCGTTGCTTCAAGAGGTGTACAACACCTTGAAGGTCAACCCACAACTCAAGAAGTTGCGTGTTGAAGGGCATACGGATGATCGTGGTCGTGACAAGTACAACATGAAGCTTTCACAGAAGCGTGCTGAAAGCGTCATGACTTGGCTTGTGAACGCTGGCATTGAACCGGGACGCATCGAAGCCTACGGCTGCGGTGAAGCGCGTCCGATCGATAGCAACAAGACAGCAGCTGGACGGCAAACCAACCGTCGTGTTGAGTTCCACATTGTGGAACCCGCACCGGCGGCAGGAGCGCGCTCGACAGAGGGCTGCGAACTAGTCACGGACTAG
- a CDS encoding prolipoprotein diacylglyceryl transferase, with product MLTLFIPWIQIGPWEIPLPGDRSLPIHAFGLLVATGVLVGAKIADWRAAKSGVSPVVTADAVSWVVIVGFILAHMLDVIFYHPERLAEDPLLLFKFWQGLSSFGGFIGGVLGLWIWSRRKKFSMLMMADFIGYGFLFGWIFGRLGCFTAHDHPGKVSDFFLAVDNYQVGMPPWQPRHDLGLYEALWAIAVAILFTLLDRKKRKTGFFLALLPILYAPARFFLDFLRLSPGDAPGLGDVRYLSLTPGQWASILLFLVGIALLRYVMSKPEPSVPHWAKLDSENE from the coding sequence GTGCTTACGCTGTTTATACCTTGGATACAAATCGGCCCTTGGGAGATTCCTCTGCCTGGGGACAGAAGTTTACCCATTCACGCTTTTGGCTTGCTCGTAGCCACGGGCGTGCTTGTCGGTGCGAAAATCGCCGACTGGCGTGCGGCCAAGTCTGGCGTCTCACCCGTCGTCACCGCCGACGCGGTATCATGGGTGGTGATTGTCGGATTTATTTTGGCTCATATGCTTGATGTAATTTTCTATCATCCGGAGCGCTTGGCCGAAGATCCTTTGCTTCTCTTTAAGTTTTGGCAGGGGCTTTCATCATTCGGCGGTTTCATTGGCGGCGTGCTTGGACTTTGGATTTGGTCTAGGCGAAAGAAGTTTTCCATGCTCATGATGGCCGACTTTATCGGCTACGGTTTTTTGTTCGGATGGATTTTCGGACGCCTTGGCTGCTTCACCGCGCACGACCATCCCGGTAAAGTCAGCGACTTTTTCCTTGCTGTCGATAACTACCAAGTCGGTATGCCACCATGGCAGCCACGTCATGACCTCGGGTTGTACGAGGCGCTATGGGCAATAGCTGTTGCTATTTTATTCACGCTTTTGGACCGCAAAAAACGCAAGACCGGTTTTTTCTTGGCCCTGCTTCCGATTCTGTACGCTCCGGCACGCTTCTTCTTGGATTTTCTGCGTCTTTCCCCAGGCGATGCGCCCGGTCTCGGTGACGTTCGTTATCTATCACTTACCCCAGGGCAATGGGCCTCGATCCTGTTATTCTTAGTAGGCATCGCACTCTTGCGCTACGTGATGAGCAAGCCCGAACCTAGTGTTCCGCACTGGGCGAAGCTTGACTCGGAAAACGAGTGA
- a CDS encoding tetratricopeptide repeat protein — protein sequence MDQLSAHLDRGWDLISKGDLGGALLSAKELLDLDTNLPEAHNMLGFIRAAQGDAEDALEHYRQAIDLDDSYIEAKLNAAEVLIHPLHDFDEALDLVDDVLDVAQESDEVADAVLLRVEAFIHQGQADEAKRAVALLPNGPFQNPKLYFLVGRAKFETGYLEQAKRLLEQALAEQPECPDSLYYLGLFHKKQDQADEALVYFLKSRELEQGSEKPPWSIPAELFEQRVRRALLNTDEETKPFVKNKLIVVSELPGPESVATGMDPRISLHIDEHAVYVYQRNLERNFQELSLLEDEVLSLLHEAVNNLSPTSQE from the coding sequence ATGGATCAACTAAGCGCACATTTAGACCGAGGATGGGATCTCATTAGTAAAGGTGATTTAGGCGGAGCTTTGCTTTCGGCCAAAGAACTGCTCGATCTCGACACGAACCTTCCCGAGGCACACAACATGCTCGGCTTCATTCGCGCTGCGCAGGGCGATGCCGAGGATGCCCTTGAACATTATCGCCAAGCTATCGACCTCGATGACTCGTACATTGAAGCAAAACTCAATGCAGCCGAAGTCCTTATCCATCCGCTTCATGATTTTGATGAAGCACTTGATCTTGTTGACGATGTGCTCGACGTTGCACAAGAGTCCGACGAAGTCGCCGATGCAGTTCTACTCCGGGTAGAGGCTTTTATTCATCAAGGGCAAGCTGATGAAGCAAAACGCGCCGTGGCTTTGCTCCCAAACGGGCCCTTTCAAAACCCAAAGCTTTATTTCTTGGTTGGGCGCGCAAAATTTGAAACAGGATACCTTGAACAAGCAAAGCGTCTGCTTGAGCAAGCCCTTGCAGAGCAGCCTGAGTGCCCGGACTCCCTGTATTATCTTGGACTGTTTCATAAAAAACAGGACCAAGCAGATGAAGCCCTAGTCTACTTTCTGAAATCGCGAGAGCTCGAACAAGGCAGCGAAAAACCGCCATGGTCCATACCTGCTGAATTGTTCGAGCAGCGTGTTCGTCGCGCACTGCTAAACACGGACGAAGAGACAAAACCATTTGTAAAAAACAAGCTCATCGTGGTGAGTGAGTTGCCAGGCCCTGAAAGCGTAGCCACGGGCATGGACCCCCGCATTAGCCTGCATATCGACGAGCACGCGGTTTACGTCTATCAACGTAATCTCGAGCGAAATTTCCAAGAGCTCAGCCTGCTCGAAGATGAAGTTCTAAGCTTACTTCACGAGGCCGTTAACAATCTATCTCCCACCAGTCAGGAGTAA
- the eno gene encoding phosphopyruvate hydratase, with translation MSTIKQIHAREILDSRGNPTVEVEITLQDGSFGRAAVPSGASTGEHEAHELRDGDKHRYLGKGVQQAVKHVGGVIAEALMGKDAIDQKGIDDIMIKLDGTDTKSKLGANAILGVSLAVARAAAASEDKALWQYLAQGKEPLLPAPMMNIINGGEHADNGMEIQEFMVMPVGRPSFSEALRCGAEIFHHLKALLKSKGLATNVGDEGGFAPQLASNAEALAYIAQAVEKAGYKLGDDVVLALDCAASEFYDAKSKTYTFDGKARSAEELIGIYEKLCGDYPIASIEDGCSEDDWEGWKALTDKLGKRTQLVGDDLFVTNVKRLKMGIEKKVANAVLVKVNQIGSVSETLATMALGAEHGYSNIVSHRSGETEDTFIAHLAVATAAGQIKTGSASRSERIAKYNQLLRIEESLGSKARYAGRSTIAGQR, from the coding sequence ATGAGCACGATCAAGCAAATTCACGCACGCGAAATCCTCGATTCACGGGGCAATCCCACGGTCGAGGTGGAAATAACCCTCCAAGATGGCAGTTTTGGCCGAGCCGCGGTGCCCTCTGGTGCATCGACCGGTGAGCACGAGGCGCACGAGCTGCGCGATGGCGATAAGCATCGCTATCTCGGTAAGGGCGTGCAGCAGGCGGTGAAACATGTGGGCGGCGTGATTGCCGAAGCTTTGATGGGCAAAGATGCCATAGATCAAAAAGGCATCGATGACATCATGATTAAGCTTGATGGCACCGACACCAAGTCCAAATTAGGCGCCAATGCGATTTTGGGCGTCTCCCTTGCCGTAGCGCGAGCAGCAGCCGCTTCAGAGGATAAAGCCCTTTGGCAGTATCTTGCGCAGGGTAAAGAGCCTTTGCTGCCTGCTCCAATGATGAATATCATCAATGGCGGTGAGCATGCTGACAATGGCATGGAAATCCAAGAGTTCATGGTCATGCCGGTGGGTAGACCCAGCTTTTCCGAAGCCTTGCGTTGCGGTGCTGAGATTTTTCATCACCTCAAAGCGCTGCTCAAGTCCAAAGGCCTTGCAACCAACGTGGGCGATGAAGGCGGTTTTGCGCCTCAGCTTGCAAGCAATGCCGAAGCGCTGGCTTACATTGCTCAAGCGGTTGAAAAAGCTGGCTACAAGCTCGGTGATGACGTGGTCTTGGCCCTCGATTGTGCCGCCAGTGAATTCTACGATGCCAAGAGCAAGACATACACCTTTGATGGCAAAGCGCGCAGTGCAGAAGAGTTGATTGGCATCTACGAAAAACTTTGTGGCGATTATCCGATTGCGTCCATTGAAGATGGATGCTCTGAAGACGATTGGGAGGGCTGGAAAGCCTTGACCGACAAGCTTGGCAAGCGCACCCAACTTGTGGGTGATGATTTGTTCGTGACCAACGTCAAGCGCCTCAAGATGGGCATTGAAAAGAAAGTGGCCAACGCGGTGCTTGTCAAAGTCAACCAAATCGGCTCGGTCAGCGAAACCTTGGCCACCATGGCCCTTGGTGCAGAGCACGGCTACAGCAACATCGTTTCACATCGTAGCGGCGAGACTGAAGATACCTTTATCGCTCATTTGGCGGTGGCAACTGCCGCTGGCCAAATCAAGACGGGTTCAGCCTCACGCTCCGAGCGCATCGCCAAGTACAACCAGCTTTTGCGCATCGAAGAAAGCCTAGGAAGCAAAGCCCGCTACGCAGGCCGCAGCACGATAGCCGGGCAGCGGTAA
- the nth gene encoding endonuclease III: MSLTVDPNKKEQARRRAIASRLKKTIEHPKCELDFSSPWQLLVAVILSAQSTDKGVNRVTPELFRRWPKPKALAEADRSEVEQVIRPTGFYKNKTKSICGASQIIACEFDSEVPRTMEDLLNLPGVARKTANVVLGTAFGIASGMTIDTHAGRVARRLGLTHHDNPVKVEADLCAIFAKHSWVDLGHRLVLHGRYVCLARKPQCALCPLNELCPSAAEKAHGSVKERQKKAYSLMVEQHHR; the protein is encoded by the coding sequence ATGTCGCTCACTGTGGATCCGAATAAAAAAGAGCAAGCTCGGCGCCGAGCAATTGCAAGTCGTTTGAAAAAGACCATCGAGCATCCCAAATGCGAACTTGATTTTTCTTCGCCCTGGCAGCTTCTGGTGGCAGTGATTCTAAGTGCGCAAAGTACGGACAAGGGTGTGAATCGCGTCACGCCTGAGCTTTTTCGTCGGTGGCCTAAGCCCAAAGCATTAGCGGAGGCCGATCGCAGTGAAGTTGAGCAAGTGATTCGTCCTACGGGATTTTACAAAAACAAAACGAAGTCCATATGCGGTGCTTCACAGATCATCGCTTGCGAGTTTGACAGCGAGGTGCCTCGCACAATGGAAGATCTGCTTAACCTTCCAGGCGTGGCGCGCAAGACAGCCAATGTGGTGCTGGGTACAGCTTTTGGCATCGCTTCAGGCATGACGATTGACACGCATGCCGGTCGTGTGGCGCGACGTCTCGGCTTAACCCATCACGACAATCCGGTGAAAGTCGAAGCCGATCTTTGCGCCATCTTTGCTAAACACTCTTGGGTTGATTTGGGCCATCGATTGGTCCTGCACGGTCGCTACGTGTGTCTGGCCCGAAAGCCTCAATGTGCGTTGTGTCCGCTGAACGAGCTCTGCCCCTCGGCCGCAGAAAAAGCCCACGGCAGCGTCAAAGAGAGGCAAAAGAAGGCTTATTCTTTGATGGTTGAGCAGCATCACCGATAG
- the rpmB gene encoding 50S ribosomal protein L28, translating to MSKICEVTGKKPVRGNRVSHSNIKTPRRLHPNLQSKRFWNPSEKKWVTLRVSTAGIREIEKRGIETVLREIQRRKVAQA from the coding sequence GTGTCTAAAATATGTGAAGTCACCGGTAAAAAACCTGTCCGCGGCAATCGCGTATCGCACTCGAACATTAAAACACCGAGACGGCTCCATCCAAACCTTCAGTCGAAGCGTTTTTGGAATCCAAGCGAGAAAAAATGGGTAACGTTGCGCGTGAGCACAGCAGGGATTCGCGAGATTGAAAAACGCGGCATCGAAACAGTGCTTCGTGAAATCCAACGTCGCAAAGTCGCTCAGGCCTAA
- a CDS encoding metallophosphoesterase family protein — translation MRARTAISFGVLLGCCVVASGCSDSKSQENLNDAGQDAGSDGAGLGDGSTNPITSSCIEDLSVPDSCGDGSCDENELCGNCAHDCGACADSAPSVLRGPYLQVGTTSSVIVKWRTLNATDSVVAYGLSPDTLSWVTRSDTNTTEHEVTLSDLCPYADYYYAIGSSTATLVGGDADHVFRTSPEPGQIDHTRIWMIGDSGQAGSGQRAVRDHYLQYTGEQGTDVWIMLGDNAYSNGTDQDFQDAVFDPSGTDGYAELLRQQVVWPTIGNHEHTGNSNAPYFDIFTLPTQGEAGGVPSGTERHYAFDYGDIHFVVLDSDTESNDSDALSLLEIDLQANDKTWLIAYWHHPPYSNGAHKTDDEGAMTSMRENFVPLLESYGVDLVFTGHSHSYERSALLYGHYDTSDTLDKEMVLARNSDTDWADGDPDSDGAYLKSTDCIQLSGQQSAPGTCGSVYSVVGSSSKISDSDFPTRYNGGVLMPMMITYQKTMGSVVIDISGNTADVVFLDAGSSGNPDYVISDHYQLVKP, via the coding sequence ATGAGGGCAAGAACCGCAATTAGCTTTGGTGTGCTGTTGGGCTGCTGTGTAGTCGCGTCGGGCTGCTCGGACAGCAAATCACAGGAAAATTTAAATGACGCCGGGCAAGATGCTGGTTCCGATGGCGCCGGACTGGGCGACGGATCCACAAATCCGATTACCAGCAGCTGTATCGAGGATTTATCGGTGCCGGATAGCTGCGGTGATGGTAGCTGCGATGAGAACGAGCTTTGTGGCAACTGCGCGCACGATTGTGGTGCTTGCGCCGATAGTGCACCTAGCGTTCTGCGCGGGCCTTACTTGCAAGTTGGTACGACAAGCAGTGTGATCGTAAAGTGGCGCACACTGAATGCAACTGATTCGGTGGTGGCCTACGGGTTGAGCCCCGATACATTAAGTTGGGTGACGCGATCGGATACGAATACCACGGAACATGAAGTGACACTGAGTGATTTGTGTCCTTACGCGGATTACTACTACGCTATTGGTTCATCCACAGCCACCTTGGTTGGTGGCGATGCCGACCATGTGTTCCGTACCTCACCTGAGCCTGGTCAAATCGACCATACACGCATTTGGATGATTGGCGATTCAGGACAAGCGGGTAGCGGACAGCGAGCGGTGCGTGATCACTATCTACAATACACTGGGGAGCAAGGTACCGATGTCTGGATCATGTTAGGGGACAACGCCTACAGCAATGGAACAGATCAAGATTTTCAAGATGCGGTTTTTGATCCGTCCGGAACCGATGGCTATGCGGAGCTCTTACGCCAACAGGTTGTATGGCCTACGATTGGCAACCACGAACACACTGGTAATTCCAATGCGCCGTATTTCGATATCTTTACGCTTCCAACCCAAGGTGAAGCCGGGGGTGTGCCTTCTGGCACCGAGCGGCACTACGCTTTTGACTACGGTGACATTCATTTTGTGGTGCTGGACTCGGATACCGAGAGCAACGATTCGGATGCCTTGAGTTTGCTTGAAATAGACTTGCAAGCCAACGACAAGACCTGGCTTATTGCGTACTGGCATCATCCTCCCTACAGCAATGGCGCGCACAAGACCGATGACGAAGGCGCCATGACAAGCATGCGTGAAAACTTTGTGCCCTTGCTCGAGTCTTACGGTGTGGATTTAGTCTTCACGGGTCACAGCCATTCCTACGAGCGTTCTGCACTTCTTTACGGGCACTACGACACATCGGATACGCTCGATAAGGAAATGGTGCTCGCTCGAAATAGCGATACCGACTGGGCTGATGGTGATCCAGACTCCGATGGTGCTTATCTGAAAAGCACCGATTGCATCCAGCTTTCAGGGCAGCAGAGCGCTCCTGGGACCTGCGGCAGCGTTTATTCGGTGGTGGGAAGTTCAAGCAAAATAAGCGATTCTGATTTCCCGACGCGTTACAATGGCGGTGTGTTGATGCCCATGATGATCACTTATCAGAAAACGATGGGCTCAGTCGTGATTGACATTAGTGGCAACACAGCAGACGTGGTGTTCTTGGATGCAGGATCGTCGGGGAATCCGGATTATGTCATCTCAGACCATTATCAGCTTGTGAAACCATAA
- a CDS encoding tetratricopeptide repeat protein, with protein sequence MLLVFRETKRWLSWAVLWTVVRCLTVATVFAHGGVHERIDAVNRKIANDPGNAKLYLDRGELHASHGDFQSAYADYQLAKTLAPKLSEVDLYVGMLFAKKEEWQRAETNLSRFIKKQPKHAKARIERAAVYFKLNKTPQAVDDLSSAIVLGVASPKLYVQRAEWVASLGPQSFDRALAGIDDGLKALGPVVSLMRFAIDLERKRGNYKKALERVQSLPQKMRTSPHGLVLKGDLLLESQKRQDAIMAYQSALAALEALPAARKRAPAMAELRAELLRKLKSAKKSP encoded by the coding sequence ATGTTGCTAGTGTTTAGAGAAACAAAGCGTTGGTTGAGCTGGGCCGTTCTGTGGACCGTGGTGCGGTGCCTAACTGTGGCTACAGTTTTCGCACACGGCGGTGTGCATGAGCGCATCGACGCTGTTAATAGAAAAATTGCCAACGATCCAGGTAATGCAAAGCTTTATCTCGATCGAGGGGAGCTGCACGCTAGCCACGGTGATTTTCAGTCCGCCTATGCTGACTACCAGCTTGCCAAAACGTTGGCGCCTAAGCTGAGCGAGGTTGACCTTTATGTCGGAATGTTGTTTGCCAAAAAAGAAGAGTGGCAACGCGCCGAGACGAACTTGAGTCGTTTTATTAAAAAGCAGCCGAAGCACGCAAAAGCTCGAATCGAGCGAGCTGCTGTGTACTTCAAGTTAAATAAAACACCGCAAGCTGTTGATGACTTAAGTTCCGCTATCGTGCTTGGCGTGGCTTCGCCGAAGCTTTATGTGCAGCGTGCTGAGTGGGTGGCTAGCCTTGGTCCTCAATCCTTTGATAGAGCGCTTGCCGGAATTGATGATGGGCTCAAAGCTCTTGGTCCGGTCGTATCTCTTATGCGTTTTGCCATCGATTTGGAGCGAAAACGGGGCAATTACAAAAAGGCTTTGGAGCGTGTGCAGAGCTTGCCGCAAAAGATGAGGACATCGCCGCATGGCCTGGTGTTAAAGGGTGATCTATTGCTTGAGAGTCAAAAAAGACAGGATGCTATCATGGCGTATCAAAGCGCTCTGGCGGCTTTAGAGGCGTTGCCAGCAGCACGAAAACGGGCGCCTGCCATGGCCGAGCTTCGCGCCGAGCTTCTGCGCAAACTCAAAAGCGCTAAGAAAAGCCCCTAA
- a CDS encoding penicillin-insensitive murein endopeptidase: MGKPNDGLLLHGIELPDQGEGYVRARPREATGWATPRLVQALQRAAKAVADRYPGGEPLRIGDLSWRDGGEHPRHGSHRSGRDADVVFYALDDEGQPTRGRGWIAYNRQGFGVENHAPEGMAASGKLYWLDLARNWFFVRSLLSDPSIDVQWIFCSWGVKEQLLQYASRFETDPDILFRANWILHRPTKARPHDDHFHLRLMCSAEERTLGCVDGPPIWPWLRDTFRVGAVAAQPELDDAFLIAELMKSEAP, encoded by the coding sequence ATGGGAAAGCCCAATGACGGCCTGCTTTTGCATGGTATCGAGCTTCCCGACCAGGGGGAGGGTTACGTGAGGGCTCGGCCAAGAGAGGCCACTGGCTGGGCTACCCCGAGGCTGGTTCAGGCGCTGCAGCGTGCCGCTAAGGCGGTAGCTGACCGTTATCCTGGGGGAGAACCCTTACGAATAGGCGATCTGTCTTGGCGCGATGGCGGCGAGCATCCGCGGCACGGCTCACACCGCAGCGGCCGGGATGCGGATGTCGTTTTTTATGCGTTGGATGATGAAGGCCAGCCAACGCGCGGACGCGGTTGGATCGCGTACAACCGGCAAGGTTTTGGTGTTGAAAATCACGCGCCCGAAGGCATGGCCGCCTCCGGCAAACTCTATTGGCTTGATCTGGCGCGCAACTGGTTTTTCGTGCGGAGTTTGCTTAGCGATCCAAGCATCGATGTGCAATGGATATTTTGTTCATGGGGCGTTAAAGAACAGCTTTTGCAATATGCTTCTCGTTTTGAAACAGATCCCGATATTTTATTTCGCGCAAACTGGATATTGCACCGCCCAACAAAAGCACGTCCACACGACGATCATTTTCACCTTCGTCTTATGTGTTCTGCTGAGGAACGAACGCTGGGTTGTGTGGATGGTCCGCCCATTTGGCCATGGCTGCGGGACACTTTCAGAGTTGGAGCGGTTGCCGCTCAACCCGAACTCGATGATGCTTTTTTGATAGCGGAGCTTATGAAAAGCGAAGCGCCATAG
- a CDS encoding tetratricopeptide repeat protein, producing MAADSSKVATAKQVFIKGQKAYDEGHFEEALGLFRQAYKLTGLSDILYNIATVADRLRHDEEALSAYERYLEEVPEAKDKEHVEGRIRILESSIQREKKSTSCG from the coding sequence ATGGCAGCGGATAGTTCGAAAGTTGCTACAGCCAAGCAAGTCTTCATAAAAGGGCAAAAAGCCTACGACGAGGGACACTTCGAAGAAGCTCTTGGCTTATTCAGGCAAGCTTATAAGCTCACCGGCCTTTCTGACATTCTCTATAATATCGCAACCGTAGCAGACCGATTGCGCCACGATGAAGAAGCGCTGTCTGCTTATGAGCGTTATCTGGAAGAGGTCCCCGAGGCGAAAGACAAAGAACATGTCGAGGGCCGCATTCGAATCCTCGAGTCGTCTATCCAACGCGAAAAAAAATCAACAAGCTGTGGTTAA